The Spirochaetales bacterium region TCATATGCCGCCTACGAATCCATGATTCGTGGTTATGATCCTGAAAGACTGTGCCCCGCATTCAACAGGCTGAATAACGGGGAGACAATTTACTATATCGATAATCCCGGATTGGGATTATGGAAATACCGCGCGTGATGTGCGGAGTGAAAAGGAGAACCATAGAATGATAAAGAAAGCGGATATCGGCCTTATCGGGCTTGCCGTCATGGGCCAGAATCTTGTCCTCAATATGAACGACCACGGATATTCGGTTGCCGTGTTCAACCGTACCGTGTCGAAGACCGATGATTTTTTGAACAATGCCGCGAAAGGGCGAACCACGGTGTATGGGACCCGCAGTCTGGAGGAGTTTATCGGCCTGCTTTCGGTCCCGAGAAAGATCGTCCTCATGGTAAAAGCCGGCGAGGTAGTCGATACGTTTATCGAATCCCTTATCCCCCATCTGGAAAAGGGAGATCTGATCATAGACGGCGGAAACTCCAACTTCAGGGATACGATCAGGCGTACCGCGGACCTCAACGATAAGGGATTGCTTTACATCGGAACAGGTATCTCCGGCGGGGAAGAGGGCGCCCGTCACGGCCCGTCGATCATGCCCGGCGGGAATCCGGATGCCTGGCCGCTTGCCAAAGACATTTTACAGGCGATCAGCGCAAAAACGGATAAAGGCGAACCTTGTTGTGATTGGGTCGGAAGCGACGGGGCGGGCCATTATGTCAAAATGGTGCACAACGGGATCGAATACGCCGATATGCAGATAATTTGCGAGTGTTACCACCTGCTTTTAACAGTCGCCGGACTGACGCACGAAGAAATGCAGGTGGTGTTTGCAGAATGGAACAGGGGCGATTTGAGCAGCTACCTTATTGAAATCACCGCGGCGATCATGGAGCGGAAGGATGATGACGGAAAACCGCTTTTGGAAAAAATACTCGACGCGGCAGGCCAAAAGGGAACAGGCAAATGGTCCGTCGCCTCCGCCCTGGACTTCGGCGCCCCGGCGACCATGATGGGAGAAGCGGTATTCGCGCGCTGTCTGTCCGCAATGAAGGAAGAACGCGTAGCGGCGTCCGGTATTCTCAAGGGGCCTCGCCATATACCGGAGATCGACCGGAAGGGATTCGTTGACGATCTCAGGCGCGCCCTTCTTGCCTCGAAGATCGTCTCGTATGCACAGGGGTTTATGCTGATGCGGGAGGCATCGAAAGAATTCCATTGGGATCTCGATTACGGCGGTATTGCCCTTCTGTGGCGGGAAGGATGTATTATCCGGAGTGTTTTTCTGCAAAGGATAAAGGACGCGTTCGAAAAACAACCTGATATGGAGAATATTCTCTGTGCCGATTATTTTAGGCTGATCATCGATGATTCGCAGGCCTCCTGGCGCAGGGTAATTGCGGCAGCGGTCGAGGCCGGTATACCAGTCCCCGCCCTTTCCTCTGCCCTCGCTTTTTATGACGGATACAGAAGCGATCGTCTTCCCGCGAATCTGATCCAGGCATTACGTGATTATTTCGGGGCG contains the following coding sequences:
- the gnd gene encoding decarboxylating NADP(+)-dependent phosphogluconate dehydrogenase, whose protein sequence is MIKKADIGLIGLAVMGQNLVLNMNDHGYSVAVFNRTVSKTDDFLNNAAKGRTTVYGTRSLEEFIGLLSVPRKIVLMVKAGEVVDTFIESLIPHLEKGDLIIDGGNSNFRDTIRRTADLNDKGLLYIGTGISGGEEGARHGPSIMPGGNPDAWPLAKDILQAISAKTDKGEPCCDWVGSDGAGHYVKMVHNGIEYADMQIICECYHLLLTVAGLTHEEMQVVFAEWNRGDLSSYLIEITAAIMERKDDDGKPLLEKILDAAGQKGTGKWSVASALDFGAPATMMGEAVFARCLSAMKEERVAASGILKGPRHIPEIDRKGFVDDLRRALLASKIVSYAQGFMLMREASKEFHWDLDYGGIALLWREGCIIRSVFLQRIKDAFEKQPDMENILCADYFRLIIDDSQASWRRVIAAAVEAGIPVPALSSALAFYDGYRSDRLPANLIQALRDYFGAHTYRRIDRKPEDFFHTDWTGKGGDVAAGTYTV